The proteins below are encoded in one region of Sebastes fasciatus isolate fSebFas1 chromosome 16, fSebFas1.pri, whole genome shotgun sequence:
- the LOC141752975 gene encoding tripartite motif-containing protein 16-like, with protein sequence MAQQVILDRDKLSCSICLDLLKDPVAIPCGHSYCMSCIKDYWGEEHETETHSCPQCRQSFTPRPVLVKNTMLAEVVEELKKAGPQAASPDHSSAGPGDVTCDYCSGMKVKALKSCLVCMASYCEQHLQPHYNVAPLKKHKLVEATLKLQENICSQHDEVMKIFCRTDQKCICYLCSMDDHKGHDTVSAAAERAEKQTELGASRQEIQQRVQDREKDVKVLQQRVEAVNLSADEAVRDSEKIFTELIRLIKKRSSEVKQQIRSQQTTQVSRAKELEEKLQQEITELRRKDTELETLSHTEDHLHFLNNYPSLSRLSESKDVPSIDICPLYSFEDVTAAVSEVRDKLQAVLSEEWGKISLAVTEVDVLQAEPRTRAEFMKNSCQITLDPNTAHNNLSLSDRDRKATLMEGNQLYLDHQDRFDERWQVLSREGLTGRCYWEVKWSGRVYIAVAYKDISRKGTKEKCGFGNNDKSWLLEYYSSSYTFRHNDISTSVSGPQSSRIGVYLDHRAGTLSYYSVSGTMTLLHRVQTTFTQPLYAGFWLPSYSGGDTAELCELK encoded by the coding sequence ATGGCGCAGCAAGTGATTCTGGATCGAGACAAACTGAGCTGttcaatctgtctggatcttCTAAAGGATCCGGTGGCTATTCCCTGTgggcacagctactgcatgagctGTATTAAAGACTACTGGGGTGAGGAGCATGAGACGgagacacacagctgccctcagtgcaggcagagcttcacaccgaggcctgtcctggtgAAAAATACCATGTTAGCAGAGgttgtggaggaactgaagaaagcAGGACCTCAAGCTGCTTCACCTGATCATTCCTCTGCTGGACCTGGAGACGTGACCTGTGATTACTGCTCTGGGATGAAGGTGAAAGccctcaagtcctgtctggtgtgtatggcctcttactgtgagcagcacctccagcctcactacAATGTagctccattaaagaaacacaagctggttgaggccactttaaagctccaggagaacatctgctctcagcatgacgaggtgatgaagattttctgccgCACCGATCAGAAGTGCATCTGCTATCTCTGCTCCATGGATGATCATAAAGGTCATGACACAGTCTccgctgcagcagagagggctGAGAAGCAGACGGAGCTCGGGGCGAGTCGGCAAGAAATCCAACAGAgagtccaggacagagagaaagacgtgaaggtgcttcagcagagggtggaggctgtcaatctttctgctgatgaagctgtgagagacagtgagaagatcttcactgagctgatccgtctcattaaGAAAAGAAGCTCCGAAGTGAAGCAGCagatcagatcccagcagacaaCTCAAGTGAGTCGAGCTAAAGAGcttgaggagaagctgcagcaggagatcactgagctgcggaggaaagacactgagctggagacgctctcacacacagaggatcacctcCATTTCCTAAACAACTACCCCTCGCTGTCACGTCTGAGCGAATCTAAAGACGTTCCCAGCATTGATATCTGTCCTCTGTACTCCTTTGAGGATGTGACAGCGGcggtgtcagaggtcagagataaACTGCAGGCTGTTCTGAGTGAGGAGTGGGGAAAGATCTCTCtggcagtgactgaagtggatgttttacaagCAGAGCCCAGAACCAGAGCTGAGTTTATGAAAAATTCTtgtcaaatcacactggatccaaatacagcacacaacaatttgtcattgagtgacagggacagaaaagcaacattaatggAAGGAAACCAGTTATATTTGGATCACCAAGACAGATTTGATGAAAGGtggcaggtcctgagtagagagggtctgactggacgctgttactgggaggtgaaaTGGAGCGGGAGAGTTTATATAGCAGTTGCATACAAGGATATTAGCAGAAAGGGCACCAAAGAAAAATGTGGATTTGGaaataatgacaaatcttggttATTAGAATATTACAGTAGTAGTTATACATTCAGACACAACGATATTTCTACTTCCGTCTCAGGCCCTCAGTCCTCCAGAATAGGAGTTTACCTGGATCACAGGGCAGGTACTCTGTCTTACTACAGCGTCTCTggaaccatgactctcctccacagagtccagaccacgttcactcagcctctctatgctggatttTGGCTTCCAAGTTATAGTGGTGGAgacactgctgagttgtgtgaACTCAAGTAG
- the LOC141752978 gene encoding tripartite motif-containing protein 16-like, giving the protein MAQQVILDRDKLSCSICLDLLKDPVTIPCGHSYCMSCIKDYWGEEHETKTHSCPQCRQSFTPRPVLVKSTILAELVEELKKARPQAASPDHSSAGPGDVTCDFCSGMKVKALKSCLACMASYCEQHLQPHYNAAPLKKHKLVEATLKLQENICSQHDEVMKIFCRTDQKCICYLCSMDDHKGHDTVSAAAERAEKQTELGASRQEIQQRVQDREKDVKVLQQRVEVINLSADEAVRDSEKIFTELIRLIKKRSSEVKQQIRSQQTTQVSRAKELEEKLQQEITELRRKDTELETLSHTEDHLHFLNNYPSLSRLSKSKDVPSIDISPLRSFEDVTAAVSEARDKLQAVLSEEWGKISLAVTEVDVLQAEPRTRAEFMKYSSQITLDPNTANNRLSLSDRDRKATLMEGKQLYLDHQDRFGERSQVLSREGLTGRCYWEVQWSGRIFIAVAYKDIKRTSTFNECLFGYNDKSWSLQCDSSRYKFRHNNISTSVSGPQSSRIGVYLDHRAGTLSYYSISETMTLLHRVQTTFTQPLYPGFWLLSGAGVSAELCELK; this is encoded by the coding sequence ATGGCGCAGCAAGTGATTCTGGATCGAGACAAACTGAGCTGttcaatctgtctggatcttctaaaggatccggtgactattccatgtgggcacagctactgcatgagctGTATTAAAGACTACTGGGGTGAGGAGCATGAGACGaagacacacagctgccctcagtgcaggcagagcttcacaccgaggcctgtcctggtgAAAAGTACCATATTAGCAGAGTtggtggaggaactgaagaaagcAAGACCTCAAGCTGCTTCACCTGATCATTCCTCTGCTGGACCTGGAGACGTGACCTGTGATTTCTGCTCTGGGATGAAGGTGAAAGccctcaagtcctgtctggcgtgtatggcctcttactgtgagcagcacctccagcctcactacAATGCagctccattaaagaaacacaagctggttgaggccactttaaagctccaggagaacatctgctctcagcatgacgaggtgatgaagattttctgccgCACTGATCAGAAGTGCATCTGCTATCTCTGCTCCATGGATGATCATAAAGGTCATGACACAGTCTccgctgcagcagagagggctGAGAAGCAGACGGAGCTCGGGGCGAGTCGGCAAGAAATCCAACAGAgagtccaggacagagagaaagacgtgaAGGTGCTTCAGCAGAGGGTGGAGGTTATCAATCTTTctgctgatgaagctgtgagagacagtgagaagatcttcactgaACTGATCCGTCTCATTAAGAAAAGAAGCTCCGAAGTGAAGCAGCagatcagatcccagcagacaaCTCAAGTGAGTCGAGCTAAAGAGcttgaggagaagctgcagcaggagatcactgagctgcggaggaaagacactgagctggagacgctctcacacacagaggatcacctcCATTTCCTAAACAACTACCCCTCGCTGTCACGTCTGAGCAAATCTAAAGACGTTCCCAGCATTGATATCTCTCCTCTGCGCTCCTTTGAGGATGTGACAGCGGCGGTGTCAGAGGCCAGAGATAAACTGCAGGCTGTTCTGAGTGAGGAGTGGGGAAAGATCTCTCtggcagtgactgaagtggatgttttacaagcagagcccagaaccagagctgagtttatgaaatattcttctcaaatcacactggatccaaatacAGCAAACAACCGTTTGTCATTGAGTGACAgggacagaaaagcaacattaatggAAGGAAAACAGTTATATTTGGATCACCAAGACAGATTTGGTGAAAGGAgccaggtcctgagtagagagggtctgactggacgctgttactgggaggtgcAATGGAGCGGGAGAATTTTTATAGCAGTTGCATACAAGGATATTAAAAGAACAAGCACCTTTAATGAATGTCTATTTGGAtataatgacaaatcttggtcaTTACAATGTGACAGTAGTAGGTATAAATTCAGACACAACAATATTTCTACTTCTGTCTCAGGCCCTCAGTCCTCCAGAATAGGAGTTTACCTGGATCACAGGGCAGGTACTCTGTCTTACTACAGcatctctgaaaccatgactctcctccacagagtccagaccacgttcactcagcctctctatCCTGGATTTTGGCTTCTAAGTGgtgctggagtctctgctgagTTGTGTGAACTCAAGTAG